In Microbacterium laevaniformans, a single window of DNA contains:
- the lysS gene encoding lysine--tRNA ligase produces the protein MTQTPNAASTPVPAAPDAEGADLADVHEQKAVRLAKRERLLAERTDAAGGAYPVAVPVTDTIAALRARYADLEAGAETGVTASVAGRVVFSRNTGKLCFASLQAGDGSRIQAMVSLAEVGEDSLQAWKDLVDLGDHVSVTGQVISSRRGELSIMVTDWVIAAKALLPLPNLYSELSEESRVRSRFLDLIARDQARETVIARAKVNASLRQTFTDHGFLEVETPMLQVQHGGAAARPFVTHSNAFDAELYLRIAPELFLKRAVVGGIDRVFEINRNFRNEGADSTHSPEFAMLEAYQSYTDYNGIADLTQELIQNAAIAVAGSTTVTWADGTAFDLGGQWDRISMYASLSDAAGTTITPETPLDELKALAASVGVEVPEKVATHGKYVEELWEHFVKGGLERPTFVMDFPLDTSPLVREHRTVAGVVEKWDLYVRGFELATGYSELVDPVIQRERFVEQAKLAARGDDEAMRVDEEFLRALEHGMPPTGGMGMGIDRLLMAITGLGIRETILFPLVK, from the coding sequence ATGACTCAGACGCCGAACGCCGCGTCCACGCCCGTCCCGGCCGCCCCTGACGCCGAGGGAGCGGACCTCGCCGACGTGCACGAGCAGAAGGCCGTGCGTCTCGCCAAGCGCGAGCGGCTGCTCGCCGAGCGGACGGATGCCGCGGGCGGCGCCTACCCGGTCGCCGTGCCGGTCACCGACACCATCGCCGCTCTGCGTGCGCGCTACGCCGATCTCGAAGCGGGCGCGGAGACCGGTGTCACCGCGTCGGTCGCCGGACGCGTCGTGTTCAGCCGCAACACCGGCAAGCTCTGCTTCGCCTCGCTGCAGGCCGGCGACGGCAGCCGTATCCAGGCGATGGTCTCGCTCGCCGAGGTGGGCGAAGACTCGCTGCAGGCCTGGAAGGACCTCGTCGACCTCGGCGACCACGTCTCGGTGACGGGCCAGGTCATCTCCAGCCGCCGCGGCGAGCTGTCGATCATGGTCACCGACTGGGTGATCGCGGCCAAGGCGCTGCTGCCCCTGCCCAACCTCTACAGCGAGCTGAGCGAGGAGAGCCGGGTGCGCTCGCGCTTCCTCGATCTCATCGCGCGCGACCAGGCGCGGGAGACGGTCATCGCACGCGCGAAGGTGAACGCGTCGCTGCGTCAGACCTTCACCGACCACGGCTTCCTCGAGGTCGAGACCCCCATGCTCCAGGTGCAGCACGGCGGCGCTGCGGCGCGACCCTTCGTGACGCACTCCAACGCGTTCGACGCCGAGCTGTACCTGCGCATCGCTCCCGAGCTGTTCCTCAAGCGCGCCGTCGTCGGCGGCATCGACCGCGTCTTCGAGATCAACCGCAACTTCCGCAACGAGGGCGCCGACTCCACACACAGCCCCGAGTTCGCGATGCTCGAGGCCTACCAGTCGTACACCGACTACAACGGCATCGCCGATCTCACCCAGGAGCTCATCCAGAACGCCGCGATCGCCGTGGCCGGCTCGACGACGGTCACCTGGGCCGACGGCACGGCGTTCGATCTCGGCGGCCAGTGGGATCGCATCTCCATGTACGCGTCCCTCTCGGATGCCGCGGGCACCACCATCACGCCCGAGACCCCGCTGGACGAGCTGAAGGCGCTCGCCGCGTCGGTGGGCGTGGAGGTTCCCGAGAAGGTCGCGACGCACGGCAAGTACGTCGAAGAGCTCTGGGAGCACTTCGTGAAGGGCGGCCTTGAGCGGCCGACCTTCGTCATGGACTTTCCCCTGGACACCTCGCCGCTCGTCCGGGAGCACCGCACCGTCGCGGGTGTCGTCGAGAAGTGGGACCTGTACGTGCGCGGCTTCGAGCTGGCCACGGGGTACTCCGAGCTCGTCGACCCCGTCATCCAGCGGGAGCGCTTCGTCGAGCAGGCGAAGCTCGCGGCCCGTGGTGACGATGAGGCGATGCGCGTCGACGAGGAGTTCCTGCGCGCGCTCGAGCACGGCATGCCCCCGACCGGCGGCATGGGCATGGGCATCGACCGTCTGCTCATGGCGATCACCGGACTCGGCATCCGCGAGACGATCCTCTTCCCGCTGGTGAAGTAG
- the folK gene encoding 2-amino-4-hydroxy-6-hydroxymethyldihydropteridine diphosphokinase → MNRRLAQGFSDDMPARDSAETIAVIAIGANLGDRQATMTAALEELARLPLTTRVVASAPIETVALTLDGPDADAPAYLNAVALVTTRLAPSVLLGYLHAIEEAHGRPPRRVDDLRWQSRTLDLDLIAYGDVRSDDPALTLPHPRAAERTFVLEPWLQVDPEAVLPGVGRVRDLLADLRDAEASADAEPAPDGGAA, encoded by the coding sequence ATGAACCGCCGCCTCGCGCAGGGCTTCTCCGACGACATGCCCGCCCGCGACTCCGCCGAGACGATCGCGGTGATCGCGATCGGCGCCAACCTGGGCGACCGGCAGGCGACGATGACGGCGGCCCTCGAAGAGCTCGCGCGCCTGCCGCTGACGACGCGCGTCGTCGCCTCCGCGCCCATCGAAACGGTCGCGCTGACGCTGGACGGTCCGGATGCGGACGCGCCGGCCTACCTGAACGCGGTCGCGCTCGTGACGACCCGTCTCGCCCCCTCCGTGCTGCTGGGCTACCTCCACGCCATCGAGGAGGCGCACGGCCGGCCGCCGCGCCGGGTCGATGACCTCCGCTGGCAGAGCCGCACGCTCGATCTCGATCTCATCGCCTACGGCGACGTGCGCTCGGACGATCCGGCGCTGACCCTGCCGCACCCGCGCGCGGCGGAGCGGACGTTCGTGCTCGAGCCGTGGCTGCAGGTCGACCCCGAGGCCGTGCTGCCCGGCGTCGGTCGCGTGCGCGACCTCCTCGCAGACCTGCGCGATGCCGAGGCGTCCGCGGATGCAGAGCCGGCGCCGGACGGGGGCGCGGCGTGA
- a CDS encoding HPr family phosphocarrier protein yields the protein MIGFVVVSHSEALAEAAVDLAMQMIHGEAPPVRIASGADGGFGTDAAAIADAIDALADTDGVLIITDLGSAVLSSELALDLRTSTVPVRISDGPFVEGITAGLVRAATGGGLDEVATEVSSALAAKQAHAPAASMDAPTPGAASTAAADAAAGDVSVDAVLRNPMGLHSRPAALVVKTVGGFDADVSIANVTTGAGPASARSMIGLLALGAGGGATVRISASGPDAAAAVETVRRLVDDGFGELDQAPA from the coding sequence GTGATCGGGTTCGTCGTCGTCTCGCACAGTGAGGCTCTGGCCGAGGCCGCCGTCGACCTGGCGATGCAGATGATCCATGGCGAGGCGCCGCCCGTGCGGATCGCCTCGGGGGCAGACGGTGGCTTCGGCACGGATGCGGCGGCCATCGCGGACGCCATCGACGCGCTCGCCGACACCGACGGCGTGCTGATCATCACCGACCTCGGCTCCGCGGTGCTCAGCTCGGAGCTCGCCCTCGACCTGCGGACGAGCACCGTCCCCGTGCGGATCAGCGACGGCCCGTTCGTGGAGGGCATCACCGCCGGACTCGTGCGCGCGGCGACGGGCGGCGGTCTCGACGAGGTCGCGACGGAGGTCTCGTCTGCGCTGGCGGCCAAGCAGGCGCACGCCCCCGCGGCATCCATGGACGCACCGACGCCCGGGGCGGCCTCCACGGCCGCCGCTGACGCCGCGGCGGGGGACGTGTCCGTCGACGCGGTGCTGCGCAACCCGATGGGATTGCACTCCCGACCGGCGGCCCTCGTCGTCAAGACCGTCGGCGGTTTCGACGCGGACGTCTCGATCGCGAACGTGACGACCGGTGCCGGCCCGGCATCCGCCCGCAGCATGATCGGGCTGCTCGCGCTGGGAGCCGGGGGCGGCGCCACCGTGCGCATCAGCGCGAGCGGACCGGATGCCGCTGCCGCCGTCGAAACGGTTCGTCGGCTCGTCGACGACGGTTTCGGTGAGCTCGACCAGGCGCCGGCCTGA
- a CDS encoding PH domain-containing protein — MTDPAAVADVRSPLSDGEWHRLHPLTPVLRGGLFLVVVLGIVITNLRDRIIGWLFPAVADLERYEADPVDYVVSNNLILLALVAVLAVLLLLLGGFWLSWRFHTLRITGDDVEVRSGILFRTHRRAPLDRVQGVNLTRPMVARLLGAAKLEVVGAGLDSNVKLEYLSTTNAEAVRADILRLASGRQLARASDAAGSVPRGRAAVATVSAALTGLIDGAEQPVAEPASVVHIPPGRLIGSRLLSGSTLWLLVVVAAIIVGSVVGTPWVLFTLVPAALGFAAYWFRTITRALRYSIAPTPSGVRITFGLFTTITETLPPGRVHAFEIRQPLLWRGCGWWSIRVNRLSGRSANDAQSQQFADVLPVGTRDDVERVLRLFLPGISAAQWQELVVHGLLGPYDESDPYVTTPRRAWWLRPLSWRRNGVLLTPDAILLRRGLIWRSLVILPLARLQSVALSQGPIGRSQKAATLTGHTVAGQVPGAVGALDRDDAVAVWQQAATAVIEAAASDRSHRWDAAPPADPTPTTIATIDEEEGRA; from the coding sequence GTGACCGATCCCGCCGCCGTCGCCGACGTGCGCTCGCCGCTCAGCGACGGCGAGTGGCACCGGCTGCACCCCCTCACCCCCGTGCTGCGCGGAGGGCTGTTCCTCGTCGTCGTGCTCGGCATCGTCATCACGAACCTGCGCGACCGCATCATCGGCTGGCTCTTCCCCGCCGTCGCCGACCTGGAACGCTACGAGGCCGACCCCGTCGACTACGTCGTCAGCAACAACCTCATCCTGCTCGCGCTTGTGGCGGTGCTGGCCGTACTGCTGCTCCTGCTGGGCGGCTTCTGGCTGTCGTGGCGCTTCCACACGTTGCGCATCACCGGCGACGACGTCGAGGTGCGAAGCGGCATCCTCTTCCGCACCCACCGCCGCGCGCCGCTGGATCGGGTGCAGGGCGTCAACCTGACCCGCCCGATGGTCGCGCGGCTCCTGGGCGCGGCCAAGCTCGAGGTCGTCGGCGCGGGACTCGACAGCAACGTCAAGCTCGAATACCTCTCGACCACCAACGCCGAGGCCGTGCGCGCCGACATCCTTCGCCTCGCCTCCGGCCGCCAGCTCGCGCGAGCCTCGGATGCCGCAGGATCCGTGCCCCGCGGGCGGGCTGCCGTCGCCACCGTCAGCGCGGCGCTCACCGGGCTGATCGACGGCGCCGAACAACCCGTCGCCGAACCGGCATCCGTCGTGCACATCCCGCCGGGAAGACTCATCGGCTCTCGGCTGCTGTCGGGGTCGACGCTGTGGCTGCTGGTCGTGGTCGCCGCCATCATCGTCGGCTCGGTCGTCGGCACCCCCTGGGTGCTGTTCACGCTCGTGCCGGCCGCGCTGGGGTTCGCGGCCTACTGGTTCCGTACGATCACCCGCGCGCTGCGCTACTCGATCGCCCCCACGCCCTCGGGGGTGCGCATCACCTTCGGACTGTTCACGACCATCACCGAGACGTTGCCGCCGGGACGCGTGCACGCTTTCGAGATCCGTCAGCCGCTGCTCTGGCGCGGCTGCGGCTGGTGGTCGATCCGGGTCAACCGGCTCTCGGGGCGCTCGGCCAATGACGCGCAGTCGCAGCAGTTCGCGGACGTGCTGCCCGTCGGCACCCGCGACGACGTCGAGCGGGTGCTCCGCCTGTTCCTTCCCGGGATCTCGGCTGCGCAGTGGCAGGAACTGGTCGTGCACGGCCTGCTCGGCCCGTACGACGAGAGCGACCCGTACGTGACGACCCCGCGGCGCGCGTGGTGGTTGCGGCCGCTGTCGTGGCGTCGCAACGGTGTGCTGCTCACCCCCGACGCGATCCTGCTTCGCCGCGGACTCATCTGGCGCTCGCTCGTGATCCTCCCGCTCGCGCGCCTGCAGTCGGTGGCGCTGTCTCAGGGCCCGATCGGCCGCTCGCAGAAGGCGGCGACCCTCACCGGGCACACCGTCGCCGGGCAGGTGCCCGGAGCCGTCGGGGCGCTCGACCGAGACGATGCGGTCGCCGTGTGGCAGCAGGCGGCGACGGCGGTGATCGAGGCCGCCGCGAGCGATCGTTCACACCGGTGGGATGCCGCGCCGCCGGCCGACCCGACACCGACGACGATCGCGACCATCGACGAAGAGGAAGGACGCGCATGA
- a CDS encoding DUF3180 family protein, translating into MKRTKAGTIVVAIAIGVFLGFAVDQVLTATGRPTFTPSFLLPILLVLLGIALVLFALPIRRATAGAQTAPVDPFRAVRVAMLAKASTLVGAGVAGVAAGLLAFLITRPVAPSLGSTGPVIAAIVGGLVLVAAGLVAEHLCTIRKDDDDEHPGPPEPGFGLSHHD; encoded by the coding sequence GTGAAGCGCACCAAAGCGGGCACGATCGTCGTCGCCATCGCGATCGGCGTGTTCCTCGGGTTCGCCGTCGACCAGGTGCTGACGGCGACAGGGCGCCCCACCTTCACGCCGTCGTTCCTGTTGCCGATCCTGCTCGTGCTGCTCGGCATCGCCCTCGTGCTGTTCGCCCTGCCGATCCGTCGGGCGACCGCCGGTGCGCAGACCGCGCCGGTCGATCCCTTCCGGGCCGTCCGCGTCGCGATGCTGGCCAAGGCGTCGACCCTCGTCGGCGCCGGTGTCGCCGGTGTCGCGGCGGGACTTCTGGCCTTCCTGATCACGCGACCGGTCGCGCCCTCGTTAGGCTCGACAGGACCGGTGATCGCCGCGATCGTCGGCGGCCTCGTGCTGGTCGCGGCGGGGCTCGTCGCCGAGCACCTCTGCACCATCCGGAAGGACGACGATGACGAACACCCCGGACCTCCCGAACCAGGGTTCGGCCTCTCCCACCACGACTGA
- the dhaL gene encoding dihydroxyacetone kinase subunit DhaL has product MTDAATTDTVTLEVLDRWVRLSAARLTTEADRLTALDSAIGDADHGTNMLRGFTAIVAKLDATPPQTVPEFFKAVGMTLVSKVGGASGSLYGTLFLDMGKNAPAGASMSAAEWAHALSAGVAAVVARGHAQSGDKTMIDAFGPALEALDTALSSGRTLADAAAAAADAAEQGSADTEPLVARKGRASYLGERSVGHVDPGSASTALLLRAFADAAAEEAA; this is encoded by the coding sequence ATGACGGATGCCGCGACGACCGACACCGTGACGCTCGAGGTTCTCGACCGGTGGGTGCGGCTCAGCGCCGCGCGGCTGACGACGGAGGCCGACCGCCTCACCGCGCTCGATTCTGCGATCGGCGACGCCGACCACGGCACGAACATGCTCCGCGGCTTCACGGCGATCGTGGCGAAGCTGGATGCCACCCCGCCGCAGACGGTGCCGGAGTTCTTCAAGGCCGTCGGCATGACCCTCGTCAGCAAGGTCGGTGGGGCGAGCGGATCGCTCTACGGCACCCTGTTCCTCGACATGGGCAAGAACGCGCCCGCCGGAGCATCGATGTCGGCCGCGGAGTGGGCGCACGCGCTGTCGGCCGGCGTCGCTGCGGTCGTCGCGCGAGGTCACGCCCAGTCGGGTGACAAAACCATGATCGACGCGTTCGGCCCGGCGCTGGAGGCTCTCGACACGGCACTGTCGAGCGGGAGAACGCTCGCCGACGCGGCAGCGGCAGCGGCTGACGCCGCCGAGCAGGGCAGCGCAGACACCGAGCCGCTCGTGGCGCGGAAGGGTCGCGCCTCCTATCTGGGTGAGCGCAGCGTCGGTCACGTGGACCCGGGGTCGGCGTCGACAGCGTTGCTGCTGCGAGCCTTCGCGGATGCCGCTGCCGAGGAAGCCGCGTGA
- a CDS encoding PH domain-containing protein, protein MTNTPDLPNQGSASPTTTDLEPGGGVLDAGTYDRLLEPRSANRLPLGDGTWHLLSRNYVWVRLISTLAVLALVLAAAVVGAVLLRLGWVWIPAGVVTVVTVWTLVILPRQARAYGYQLREDDLVFRRGILWQRMVAVPYGRMQLVDITHGPLDRVFGIAQLKLVTAAATTGVVIPGLTQPAAELLRDTLIAVAETRRTGL, encoded by the coding sequence ATGACGAACACCCCGGACCTCCCGAACCAGGGTTCGGCCTCTCCCACCACGACTGACCTTGAGCCCGGGGGTGGCGTGCTCGACGCGGGGACCTACGACCGCCTCCTCGAGCCGCGCAGCGCCAACCGGCTGCCGCTCGGCGACGGCACCTGGCACCTGTTGTCGCGCAACTACGTCTGGGTGCGGCTGATCTCGACGCTCGCCGTCCTCGCGCTGGTCCTCGCCGCCGCGGTGGTCGGCGCCGTCCTGCTGCGGCTCGGCTGGGTGTGGATTCCGGCGGGTGTCGTCACGGTCGTGACGGTGTGGACGCTCGTGATCCTCCCGCGCCAGGCCCGCGCCTACGGCTACCAGCTGCGCGAGGACGACCTCGTGTTCCGCCGCGGCATCCTCTGGCAGAGGATGGTCGCGGTTCCTTATGGCCGGATGCAGCTCGTCGACATCACCCACGGTCCCCTCGACCGGGTCTTCGGCATCGCTCAGCTCAAGCTCGTGACCGCCGCGGCGACCACCGGTGTCGTGATCCCCGGGCTCACGCAGCCCGCCGCCGAGCTGCTGCGCGACACCCTGATCGCGGTGGCAGAGACCCGACGGACTGGCCTGTGA
- the folP gene encoding dihydropteroate synthase, producing the protein MTAIMGIVNVTPDSFSDGGRFLAADAAIAHGLSLRIDGADILDVGGESTRPGAERVAPAEEQARVLPVVAALAAEGALVSIDTMNASTAQAAIDAGARIVNDVSGGLADADMLGVVAASGVDVVLQHWRGHSADMYARAAYDDLARELVVELEGRLEAAASAGISPDRVILDPGIGFGKRGGQNWKALRALERIVAIGPRVLVGTSRKRFLAEALADADGAEVSTPRRDLATAVTSVLAAQTGVWAVRVHDAAATRDALTVWARWSGQNDGGGA; encoded by the coding sequence ATGACCGCGATCATGGGCATCGTCAACGTCACGCCCGACTCGTTCAGCGACGGCGGGCGCTTCCTCGCGGCCGACGCCGCGATCGCGCACGGCCTGTCGCTGCGCATCGACGGCGCCGACATCCTCGATGTCGGCGGAGAGTCGACGCGACCGGGCGCCGAGCGGGTGGCCCCGGCCGAGGAGCAGGCGCGCGTGCTGCCCGTGGTGGCGGCGCTCGCGGCGGAGGGCGCCCTCGTCAGCATCGACACGATGAACGCGAGCACCGCGCAGGCGGCGATCGATGCCGGCGCGCGCATCGTCAACGACGTCTCGGGTGGGCTGGCAGATGCCGACATGCTCGGGGTGGTCGCGGCATCCGGTGTCGACGTCGTCCTGCAGCACTGGCGGGGGCACTCCGCCGACATGTACGCGCGCGCCGCCTACGACGATCTCGCGCGTGAGCTCGTCGTCGAACTGGAGGGGCGCCTCGAGGCGGCGGCGTCCGCCGGGATCTCGCCCGACCGCGTCATCCTCGACCCCGGGATCGGGTTCGGCAAGCGCGGCGGGCAGAACTGGAAGGCGCTGCGCGCCCTCGAGCGCATCGTCGCGATCGGGCCGCGGGTCCTCGTCGGCACCAGTCGCAAGCGCTTCCTCGCCGAGGCGCTGGCGGATGCCGACGGCGCAGAGGTCTCGACCCCGCGACGCGACCTCGCGACCGCTGTCACGAGCGTGCTCGCGGCCCAGACCGGCGTGTGGGCGGTGCGCGTACACGACGCCGCAGCCACCCGCGACGCGCTGACGGTGTGGGCGCGGTGGAGCGGCCAGAACGACGGAGGAGGCGCATGA
- a CDS encoding IclR family transcriptional regulator, translating into MIQSIDRAARILSLLQGARRLGISELAVALDLPPSTVHGLVKSLQEHGLVIQEARGSRYALGPALLTLSSVYLDTLDVRARSLRRMHDLSHRTGLACRLGVAHNTDVLVIHHDRRPDGTEQMPETGVTLPAHASALGKVLLAYDDDFRTEVLAHPLADLTGDTVTDAAALQEQLIVVRDGALATEDEEAVIGDASVAVPVTGEDGTVVAALGVVFPAPASALDAAVLKELRDAAQAISRDLGAPGWPPRALGGLISTTGR; encoded by the coding sequence ATGATCCAGTCCATCGACCGCGCCGCGCGCATCCTCTCCCTGCTGCAGGGTGCGCGGCGCCTCGGCATCAGCGAGCTCGCCGTCGCCCTCGACCTGCCGCCGTCGACGGTGCACGGCCTCGTGAAGTCGCTGCAGGAACACGGTCTGGTGATTCAGGAGGCGCGCGGCAGCCGCTACGCCCTCGGCCCGGCGCTGCTCACCCTCTCGAGCGTGTACCTCGACACCCTCGACGTGCGCGCACGGTCGCTGCGGCGCATGCACGACCTGTCGCATCGCACCGGACTCGCCTGTCGGCTGGGTGTCGCGCACAACACCGACGTCCTCGTCATCCACCACGATCGCCGTCCCGACGGCACCGAGCAGATGCCCGAGACGGGGGTCACCCTCCCGGCCCACGCCTCCGCCCTCGGAAAGGTGCTGCTCGCCTACGACGACGACTTCCGCACGGAGGTGCTCGCTCACCCCCTGGCCGACCTGACCGGCGACACGGTCACCGACGCGGCCGCGCTGCAGGAGCAGCTGATCGTCGTGCGGGACGGTGCGCTGGCGACCGAGGACGAGGAGGCCGTCATCGGCGACGCCTCCGTCGCCGTTCCGGTCACGGGTGAGGACGGGACGGTGGTCGCAGCTCTCGGGGTCGTGTTTCCCGCCCCGGCATCCGCACTCGATGCCGCCGTGCTCAAGGAGCTGCGCGACGCGGCGCAGGCGATCTCCCGCGACCTCGGCGCCCCGGGCTGGCCACCGCGAGCGCTCGGCGGTCTGATCAGCACCACCGGTCGTTGA
- a CDS encoding DUF2520 domain-containing protein — MSGASRLGVGIIGAGRVGPVIGAALAGAGHALVGITAGSDRDRVEAILPGVPVLDADEIVRRSELVVIAVPHDELPSLVAGLAELDRWQVGQLVLHTDPAWGTDVLAPAARRGAIPLAVHPAVTFTGSSMDLRQLHDAFAAVTAPAAVLPIAQALAVELGCEPVVVAQADRAAYGEAIATATAFSASVVRQSTSLLRSAGIEEPGRYLSTLVHSAVDRALQDGSPLIDDVLGG; from the coding sequence ATGAGCGGCGCGAGCAGACTGGGAGTGGGGATCATCGGCGCCGGGCGCGTCGGCCCCGTCATCGGGGCGGCTCTCGCCGGCGCCGGACACGCCCTCGTCGGCATCACGGCCGGCTCCGACCGCGACCGGGTCGAAGCGATTCTGCCCGGGGTTCCCGTGCTCGACGCCGACGAGATCGTGCGCCGCAGCGAGCTCGTGGTGATCGCCGTTCCGCACGACGAACTGCCGAGCCTGGTCGCCGGTCTCGCCGAACTCGATCGCTGGCAGGTCGGGCAGCTCGTTCTGCACACCGACCCGGCCTGGGGCACTGACGTGCTCGCCCCCGCGGCGCGCCGCGGCGCGATCCCGCTCGCGGTGCATCCCGCAGTCACCTTCACGGGCAGCTCGATGGACCTCCGGCAGCTGCACGATGCGTTCGCGGCGGTCACGGCGCCGGCCGCGGTGCTGCCGATCGCGCAGGCACTCGCCGTCGAACTGGGCTGCGAGCCCGTCGTCGTCGCCCAAGCCGATCGCGCCGCGTACGGCGAGGCCATCGCGACGGCGACGGCGTTCTCGGCATCCGTCGTCCGCCAATCGACGTCGCTGCTGCGCTCGGCGGGCATTGAGGAGCCCGGACGCTACCTGTCGACGCTCGTGCACTCGGCCGTCGACCGGGCGCTGCAGGACGGGTCGCCGCTGATCGACGACGTCCTCGGCGGCTGA
- the folB gene encoding dihydroneopterin aldolase, whose translation MSDRITLTGIRATGYHGVYEHERREGQIFIADVVLELSLADAARSDDVTDTVHYGEFADQVAAVLSGDPADLLETVAQRIADRALAYARVDAVEVTIHKPQAPIAVPFDDVSVTIRRAREGVPT comes from the coding sequence ATGAGCGACCGGATTACCCTCACCGGCATCCGCGCCACCGGCTACCACGGGGTCTATGAGCACGAGCGTCGCGAGGGCCAGATCTTCATCGCCGACGTCGTGCTGGAGCTCTCGCTCGCCGACGCCGCCCGCAGCGACGACGTGACCGACACCGTGCACTACGGCGAGTTCGCCGACCAGGTCGCCGCGGTGCTTTCCGGAGACCCGGCCGACCTCCTCGAGACCGTCGCGCAGCGCATCGCCGATCGGGCCCTCGCGTACGCCCGGGTGGATGCCGTCGAGGTCACGATCCACAAACCGCAGGCGCCCATCGCGGTGCCGTTCGACGATGTGAGCGTGACGATCCGTCGCGCCCGTGAAGGAGTGCCCACATGA
- the dhaK gene encoding dihydroxyacetone kinase subunit DhaK yields MKKLINSAESVLADALRGVAAAHPELTVDHENRVVISNAAREGRVALISGGGSGHEPLHSGFVGAGMLDAACAGEVFTSPTPDQMLAAAQAVDSGAGVLFIVKNYTGDVLNFEMAAELAADEGIASESVIVADDVAVKDSTWTAGRRGVGTTLLVEKIAGAAAAEGKSLAEVKAVAEHVASHGRSMGVALTSCTVPAVGHPSFDLPDDEMEMGVGIHGEPGRTRVPLAPAHDIAAELVEAITADLDFTGAPVIALLTGLGGTPLIELYVMYADIADALAAKGVTVARSLVGDYVTSLDMAGCSLTLLRADDEVLRLWDAPVETSALRWGR; encoded by the coding sequence ATGAAGAAGCTCATCAACTCGGCCGAATCGGTGCTCGCCGATGCCCTGCGCGGCGTCGCGGCGGCCCACCCCGAGCTCACCGTCGACCACGAGAATCGCGTGGTCATCAGCAACGCTGCCCGTGAGGGTCGCGTCGCGCTGATCTCGGGCGGGGGTTCGGGACACGAACCCCTGCACAGCGGCTTCGTCGGCGCGGGCATGCTCGATGCCGCGTGCGCGGGTGAAGTGTTCACCTCGCCGACGCCCGATCAGATGCTGGCCGCGGCCCAGGCCGTCGATTCCGGTGCGGGCGTGCTCTTCATCGTCAAGAACTACACGGGCGACGTGCTCAACTTCGAGATGGCGGCCGAACTCGCCGCCGACGAGGGCATCGCCTCGGAGTCGGTGATCGTCGCCGACGACGTCGCGGTGAAGGACTCCACGTGGACGGCCGGACGTCGAGGTGTCGGCACGACCCTGCTCGTCGAGAAGATCGCGGGTGCAGCGGCGGCGGAGGGCAAGAGCCTCGCCGAGGTCAAGGCGGTCGCCGAACACGTCGCCTCTCACGGGCGCTCGATGGGTGTGGCACTCACCAGCTGCACCGTTCCCGCCGTGGGCCACCCCAGCTTCGATCTGCCGGACGACGAGATGGAGATGGGAGTCGGCATCCACGGCGAGCCGGGCCGCACGCGCGTGCCGCTCGCTCCCGCGCACGACATCGCCGCCGAGCTCGTCGAGGCGATCACCGCCGATCTGGACTTCACCGGCGCTCCGGTGATCGCACTGCTGACCGGACTCGGTGGCACCCCGCTGATCGAGCTGTACGTGATGTACGCCGACATCGCCGACGCGCTCGCCGCGAAGGGGGTCACGGTCGCCCGCAGCCTCGTCGGCGACTACGTCACGAGCCTCGACATGGCGGGCTGCTCGCTCACTCTTCTGCGCGCCGACGACGAGGTGCTGCGCCTGTGGGATGCGCCCGTCGAGACGAGCGCTCTGCGGTGGGGACGCTGA